From the Cydia amplana chromosome 8, ilCydAmpl1.1, whole genome shotgun sequence genome, the window tataaaattactaatatttgtatatcaaacatatttttttataattttatgttagttttaataaaattgtaaatttaatttaatttaatgttatttatgattgtttaattgtaatttcaatttaattttaattctatttaatttaatttaaattttatttaattttattttaattttatttaatttaaaaatatggactattaattgtctgaaataaatttattttattttattttatttatttatttataaaaaaataatgccgagttaatattgtcgattttgttgaaaaaaaaaattgcctaaaatgtgacgtcacaccaccaggggggggaggggtttgcaaaatgtgaccaagtgtgacaaggagggggggaggggcatgtaaaaaacctagaaattcgtgtgacgtaattaatggttGATCCCTTCTATCTAAGCGCTATCCTTAAAGATCTTAAGGGAGCCTAGGGTCAATGACAGCCTAACCCAAAGATTTGGCGCTGTCACTTGGTTATTCGAACCGGCAGTTATCCCATTTGAAAATAGGTTTTTTGAGATTAGTCTGGTTTTCCCTGATTTCTTCCAACAGACGTAAATGTCcaatgatattttgtacgaaagtttcaagaaacttaattaattaggtacgaCCTGGGGTTCGACCCCATGACCTCTAGATTGGAACGTGAACTTTGatgtaatataaaattatttctaaatgtttatatttattatctataCCTCACATCACGCTTATTATCACATTCATTAAGAGTTGTCTGTGATTAGCATCTCTTGCACAAACAGGCATGTCAGTATAAGTTATGCCCGCGTAATATATTAAGCAGTGAGATTCTCGATTGCCCAACACTAGTAATGAGTATATGATGCCGAGTGCTGACACTCGCAGCAAAATATGTTAGGTGCATGCATCTTGAGAAATGCATTCAATAGGctttaattatatttcaatatatTTAAGACGCCGCTATAAtcctataatttatttatttatttatttatttatttatttatttatttaaacctttgGGAAACAAACAGGCAAAAACAACACACATAGTAAATCAGATAACACATTCACAAGCCACACAGTTTCCACTAATGAATAATAACAGTTATGCTGCTCAGAAGCTAAcattaatacaatttaaacttaaacctATTTTAACATTAATAGAATTTACAACATGCAAAACTCAAATACCTAACTTGAATtgttgaaaaaacacacataacAACAACATGTAAACGTTGGCAAGTATGATGTAATATAATTACTAatggatattatttttattattaactgtactttttattgcagaaacaaactgttgtaatgataaatgaaatatatctaTATCAGCAAATTTTTCATTATAAGTTCTACACGCTCTAGCTAAGAAACTATTTCTTGCATACGTAGTGCGCCCAAAGTCAATTGCAAAAAGGTTTGTGGAGCGAGTTCGCCGATTAGGACATCGAATCGAAATCTTAGATAAAAGATTAGGTGAATCAATAAGGCCATGTAAGATTttgaacaaaaatatctgatctcgaATTTCTCTACGTGTTTGAAGAGACTCTAAATTGTTAGTGCTAAaagatttaaatttatatttcattGTTCTAATAAATTTGTTTTGAATTTTTTCAATTGTATGAATGTGAACATTAAAATGAGGATTCCAGACTGTAGTCGCGTATTCTAAGTTTGACCTAACAAATGCGTTAAATAGAAGTTGCAGAGTCTTAGGGTTTGTAAAATCCTTGCTTTGGCGGAAAATGAATCCCATCATTCTGTATGCTTTCGTAGAAATTTTGTCAATATGTGAAATAAATTGTAGTTCACTATCGAGATTTATACCCAGATCCTTCACTTCAGACACAACccttaaaattttgttgtttaaaGAATAATTATACTCTATCTTATTGCGTTTTCTTGTAAACGTAATAGCACAGCATTTCTCGACATTCAAGTACAGTTCATTTACAGAACAATATAAAGTTAGTCTATCAAGATCAGCTTGAAGTTTCGTGCAATCATCTCTATTCTTTATAATAGTATATATTTTAGTATCGTcggcatataataataaatcagaaAATTTGAAACAATCAACAACGtcattaatgtaaatattgaataataatgGACCCAAATGGGATCCCTGAGGTACGCCTGAAGATACGGGAACAAAGCTAGAAGTGTACCCCTTTATAGCAACTGCTTGTGTTCTGTCGCGCAGGTAGGAAGTAAGCCATCTCAAAAGATTACCGTGAATTCcaaaagtttgtaatttttgaatAAGCAGAGAATGAGAAATTTTATCGAATGCTTTGGAGTAGTCGGTATAAATAACATCTACCTGATAGCCCTTATCCATTGCATTCGTCGCATAATCAATCAACTGACATAAATTGGACTCAGTGGAGCGTCTATTGATAAATCCATGTTGCTGATTTACCAATTTCGGTCGAACTGCATAAAACAATGAGTCGTAGATAATTTTTTCGAACATTTTAGGGATAACCGACAACTTAGAGATACCCCGATAGTTTTTTATATCATGTTTATTGCCACTTTTATGGATTGGAACTACGATCGATCTCTTCCAACAACATGGCAATGTCCCAGTCCTTAAAGAAAGATTGAATAGTAGGCATATGGGAAAAGCTAACCTCGCCCGACAGTTCTTTAAAAATATGGGATGTATTCCATCTGGTCCACAGCCTTTAGAAGTCACCAATCCTTTAAGGTAGCTTTCAACTAGAGAGGTagtgatattaacattatttattagGCAATTCGAAAACACAGTGTTATTTAATGCAATTGAAGTAGATTGGCAAGGTGCTTGAGAGTTAACACTATTCAcgaaaactgactgaaaataggtattaaataaatcAGCGACTTCTTTGCCGCTATTACCAACACTGTTGTCCAAGAAAAGTGTGTTGGGTATCCCGTTTACGCTCATCTTAGACTTTAAAAATGACCAAAAAGATTTTGAGTTATAACGAATGTTGTTTTCAGATCGTGAGATGAATAATTTGTAGCATGAATTTTCCATGGATTTAATCTTTGCCCTTAATTTTGAAAATGCTATGTAATCCGCGATTCGTCCataaattttccattttttatgggtctttattttattcctaatCATTTTTATTAATGGTCGGGAGTACCATACGGGAAATTTGTCATGGCtagaatttattattttagtgggGATCAGGTCATCTATAATTCGGTTTAGAATATCATAGAAAGTGTCAACAGCTTTTTCTATGCTATCTTGTGGAAGACAACGTTCCCAGTCCACTTTATCCAATTCAGCGTTTACAATGTCGTAGTCAGCTGCATAGAAACGCCGTACTATACGACGCGCTGGTTTTAAGTAATTATCACTCGACCCTATACAAGTCTTTACACAAAAGACCGGGTGATGATAGTCTATAGGAACCAAGGCTTCAACGTTTGATACACTACAGTCAATATTTGACAAAACTAAATCTAATTGTCTACCATTTTGATTGGGAATGTCGTTGAATTGATACCAGTCGGTAAAACACATAAACGCAGACAACTGAGTCGTTAAAATATCACAATTTGGAATCTCCAACTTGAACTTTTTTTGGCTAGGTACATTAGGTATCCAGGAGGCTCCCGGAATGTTAAAATCACCTAACACTACGAAATAATCGTTAGGAAAGTCAGTGTAAATATtagataaaaattcaaaaaatgaTGATTGGGACTCTATCTGGAACTTACTTTGTGGAAAATAACAAGTTAATAACCTTATTTTCTTACCAGTAGGTCCTTGAGCGATAGGTACATCAATCCAGGTGACGTCAGCGTCAAGTAAATCGACGAATGGGTGAAGATCGCGTTTTTCAGCTCTGAACTTACGATGCACGGCTATAAGCGTACCTCCTCCCCGCGTCATACCTACTCGCTCATAATCACGGTCAGTACGGTAAACCGAGTATCGAGAATCGAAAAGTTCAGAATCAAATATTCCAGGCAGGAGCCAGGTTTCCGTAATACAAACAAAGTCGTAGTTAAATCTTAATACGTTACGAAGAAATTCAATTGTTTTTGACCTTAAGCCCCGTGCATTTTGGTAATATATACTAATATTACCgtccattatttaacgataaaattaatatttaattcaatATTTCTGTATTTGGATCTTAGAACAAAAATCATTTCAATAGCAAGCCAAGCTCCAGCAATAATAAGCAATAGTATGCAAGAAATAATGTAAGATAAATCGAAAATAAATATTCCATGAACTAATTTATAGCAAGAAATACAGCCAAGATATAATTTGTTTCTGCAAATATTAATATCACTTATACacaatttaagtaataaaatatagaggtaaAGGTTTTTGATACACAAATGCAAAGCTAAAGTTGTAACGCCTATGTAATTTTGTTTAAAGCCTCTTCCGACCCAATATACAAAACCGGGGACTTTTCATCGCGCCGAACCATGACTGTGCAATTGCGAACCCaacaaaattgatattttttctgttTGGCTCGTTGTTTCGCCTCTTTGAGTAGATATTTATTGTAAGTCGAGAGATGGTCATTCACGTAAATTCGATTAAGGCTGGTATTGTATCCTAAGTCGGAAGCttttaaatttcttaatttacGGAGTGACGCCATGAAGTCGTCTTTCTTATAGCGCGCTTGCATCTTAACAATAATGGGTTTCGGTATGGCGCCGTCCGAGTCGTTCCTCACAGCAACACGCGTAACAAAGTCTACGTCGGTGTTCGTATTCAGCGAGTATCCACTTAGGTCCGCTAACGACTTCAGAATGGTGAACAGGTTTTCTCCCTTTGTTTCCGGCACGCCATTGATTTGTATGTTAGATCGCCTAACCCACTGTTCATTTCTTCGGGAGTCGTTTATAACATCGCCGATTGCCTTTTTTACGTCGTCCAATTCTGCTTTGCACTCTTCCAGTGCGCTAACCCGAGACTCAATCGTGCTCATTCTGCCGGCTAAGTCAGTCAATTTGGAGTCGATACTGCTCCTCATCTCGGCAATATCACACTTAACTTGGGACAAATCCGATTGTATTGCTTGAATCGCCGAGAATTGAGTCTGTAACGCCGACACTTTCGTCAAAATATCGTGTAATAACGCTTCAGGACCAGATGTTAAAAGTGAACTGCTATTTCCAGAtatatttctaatattttcaTGATAGGAATTCGGCGGCGTCACTAACAAATTGCCATTGTCTGTTCTAACTACGAGGGGGGGCCTGTCTGCAGCGTGTGAATCATCCAACGACATGACAGAGTCGTCAAAAGCAGCACGCTGAACGGGGGTGTTGTCATTCCTCCGTCGCCGCGTGTTGACCGATGAACAAAACGAACATAACCACGCTTGTCTCACGTTTAAAGCTTGCTCCAAAGTTAAGTCTAAGCAAGACAAATGGTAAAGTCCACTGCATGCCGTACATTGTAAATAGTCATTATTATTGATCTGAAGATCACAGGATTGACACGACGACATTTTGTAAATATGACTTCTATTTGCTTGTCACTAAGGTTCAATATCACAGCGCGTCACTCAAACCGATAACGACGTTgaacttgtatcgtaatttcGCGCCGGCTCGCTCAAGCTCTCGTAGCGCAGCGGTAAAGTCGCCGACACGGACGCAGGGGGCCGGGAGATCAAATCCGCGCAAAGATACAAAAAGCTGAATTAGGTAACACCGCACTCCGGCACCAAACTTCGTTCACAGTCGACTACGTCACTCGATTCACTCGCACTTTAGAGCAGGAGGTCCGACACTTATCAATATGGCCGACAGGCCAAGTTCAACTTCTCCCAAGCAAGACAAGGAGGTACCGAGAAATGAGAACTTCTAGACTGCATcgagaaatgtaaataaatttaaatttaaaaatgcacAACAACTCAACAAACACACGTCCACTCTGAGCAACGGTGcgacgcaaaaaaaaaaaaaaaaatacatactaaGATGTATTGATACAACCACAATCAATGCCGTTATAGAGACGATTTATTGAATTCGACCGATGAAAAGATTCCGATATTATAAATAGATAATTAATTACTTTGAAGTTAACACAAAGTAGACGCCGAcgaatattaggtatatataattgACCGTTAGTTTCATAATTCTCAGTAAAATAGACATTACAATAACACAGccctattttaatttaaagaatttactagtgtaaaatgaatatgtaaattttataaGTAATTTGCTACTGACCTCAACCCAGCACATTAGGTTGGATATCATACAAGGAACcacaaaataacataattatgcaATTTAATCTCCACTAAGATTATGCACCTTGGGTTATAATTATTTCCTTCCTTTCTCAATTTCCTTTATGGTATTGTTGCATGCATATGAACTCATCAAGATTCAAGTTACCTAACCTTAAGACATCAGTTTCAATATTCAATGTTAGACCGGCCTACCCTTTTCCAACTTATCTCACCTACTACGTATATCTctttcattgaaattattatCTTAACAATCTTAACATGCCTGGCAATCACAGCCCGCGCtcataaaataattatggtTACGTAAAAAATAACATGGAGTAAACATCCGAGAGAACGGAAGAATAATTTACCTCTTATTCTCTTTTCTTATTTATCTCTTTTTCGAGTATTTGTTAAAAACAACTTGGAGGTCGGGAACAGTCGGATGAGCGTTGATAACAGTATCCGTATTGCTCGGCTGACCCGAGGGCCGCAGGCGCGCTTTCACCCGCGGTATATCACGACCCCTGTACTTCCTCATGCACTGGTGCATCTCACTTGGACGAAGAACTAATCTAACCTAGGAAAGAGACGACATCTGCAAACCACCAAAAATTAgcctaaaattattaattatttatgtttgaaTAGGTGGTTAAAGTGGTAGTAATTtcctataggtacttagtaaaTTGTTTCCGGAAAATTTTACCTTACAATTTCTTCAGTCAATTTGTATTAACTCTAAAGCTTTCAGATTTTAATAATCTATTACTGATTGAATATTATTTTGAATGCATTTTGCATCCGGTTATTTATTGGTGCTAGTGCGATTCAATACAATACAAGTACATAGTACCTaatatcatatccataacagATTTTTGAACTTCAATGCCATTCCAAGACGTTTGTAACAGTAACagtggtaggtatatttagaatacgGTTTCTGGTGGTGGAATAAAACGGTGAATTAATTTCTAATATTGCATTTTATCACTCCCCAGACTTAGCAGCGCCTAAATGAAATATTCGTTCAGTAAAAAGAGATGTCAACGGGCTTGCTCTCACACCAGGCAATGTTTTTGGCATACCCTATGACCCTTTGCTGGTATTTGAATGATAATTTCACAACGGCACGAGGCATGCTGATGCGCTAAAAGGCACTACTCGCTGAACTTTCTACGGGAATGTCGCCGCTTGCGTCAATGCGCCATTTTacggaagtaggtacctattcgatGTCATTTGAGTACAGTTGGAAATATGTACTCAATTTGTGAAACTTTGCGTTTTTTACGGAACATAATAAACctgtttattatttactttttgaCCCAAGGGCCCCATTAATTCGAGCGTGACAAAACCTGGCATTTATGGCTGATGTCGCTGTCCCTGTACTGCCCATCTCgatattgttttgtaaatatttttttttatatcttaatTACGGTCAATTTGCTCTATTCTCTGAATTATGGGCCCATTTTATCCTCGCTTTTGCCACTCATGTATAGGAACCataattgtgtgtgtgtgtgtgtgtgtgtgtgtgtgtgtgtgtgtttatggtAACGTTCGAAACCAAGGTACCTAATATCAAAATAGTTATCACATAAAAtagt encodes:
- the LOC134650074 gene encoding uncharacterized protein LOC134650074, coding for MSSCQSCDLQINNNDYLQCTACSGLYHLSCLDLTLEQALNVRQAWLCSFCSSVNTRRRRNDNTPVQRAAFDDSVMSLDDSHAADRPPLVVRTDNGNLLVTPPNSYHENIRNISGNSSSLLTSGPEALLHDILTKVSALQTQFSAIQAIQSDLSQVKCDIAEMRSSIDSKLTDLAGRMSTIESRVSALEECKAELDDVKKAIGDVINDSRRNEQWVRRSNIQINGVPETKGENLFTILKSLADLSGYSLNTNTDVDFVTRVAVRNDSDGAIPKPIIVKMQARYKKDDFMASLRKLRNLKASDLGYNTSLNRIYVNDHLSTYNKYLLKEAKQRAKQKKYQFCWVRNCTVMVRRDEKSPVLYIGSEEALNKIT